The Aeoliella mucimassa genome includes the window ACCACGTTCGATGGCGTGATCGAAGATGGCGGCAACGGCTATCCCGACTCCGAGATCCCGGCTCAAGGATATGTCACCAAGGTCGGTTCCGGTACGCTGACCCTCACGGGCCTGAATACCTACACCGGTGATACAACAGTCAGCGGAGGTACGCTCAGCGTCACCAACGCCTACCTCGCCGACACGGCCGATGTGTACATGGAAACCGGCGCGTTGTTCGATCTTAGTTTCTCCGGTACCGACGTGATCGACTCGTTGTTCCTCGACGGGGTCTCGCAACTCACCGGTATCTACGGCAGCAGTGCCGACATGCCGGCCGGGGCCGACTACTACGTCGACTACCTGACTGGCCTCGGGTTGCTTGAAGTCACTACCTACGTCGCCCCACCAGTGCTTCCGGGCGACTACAACTACGATGGCATCGTGAACCTGGCCGATTATACCGTGTGGCGCGACAATCTTGGTGCTGCGGAAGGCACGTTGGGCGTGAACGACACGGTCGGCGGAGCCATCGGTTTGGACCAGTACGATTTGTGGAAAGGCAACTTCGGTGCCACGGCCGCCGCGGCTTCGCTTAGTGATCAAGCGAACGTGCCCGAGCCTGCCTCGGCAGTGGTTTGCCTGCTATTGGTAACCCTTGGAGTGGCAGCCCGCCGCTGCAGCATCAAGTAGTGGAGTGTCAGGTCGTCGGTGAAACGTGTGTCGGCCCTGGCTGGCATACCTTCCACCGAACGATCGCTTTCGGACGCACGGAATCGCATTTCCTTTTCTCTCGCGTGATTACTCACCTTGGACTCTCTTCCTCTGGAGCGACTAATGAAACGACTACAACCGAAACGCTGGCTCGTGGCCTGGGCCGGTGCCGCCTTAGCCTGTTACTTGGCTGGTCCCGCAACCGCGGCTACCATTTCACTCGATTCCAGTAGCGACACTTGGATTCGCGATGGGCGGAGCTACTCGGCCAACGGGATCGACGGAGTACTCGACGCCCGCACTGAGTTTGTGCCGTACGTGCAGTTCGATATGTCGGGCCTCGATATCGACAGCATCACCGATGCCGCGCTGCGACTTTGGAAAGTGCCCAGCGCCCGGAACGATACGATCGTCACGGGACGCTACGCGACTTATGGTTTGAGCGACCTGCCAGGCAACACCCTGCAGAACTGGCACGAAACCGATGATTTCGATCCCGGCGATGCGACCAACGGGCTCGACTTCCGCAATACCGGTGCCGAATGGAGTCCCAATTACACCGCGACGACCGGTACCCAGGCCAACGGTATCGACCGCGATTTGCTCACGAGCCTTGATATGGAAGATGGAGCCAATGTGGTCGAAAGCGTCAACAACTCGACCGGCGAGATCGTGCTCACCGGTGCCGATCTGATCGCCTTCCTCAACTCGCGAGCCGACGACAACGGGCTAGTCACGTTCTTGTTGCCGGTCGAGGCCGATGGTGGTCGCGGGTGGGGCATTGCTTCGAAAGAGAATGTGGATTCCGCACTGCATCCGCAGTTGGATCTTACCTACTCGGCGAACGTGCCCGAGCCCACCTCGTTGGTACTTTGCGGCTTGGCCGGAGCCATGCTGCTGGTCGCCCGTCGTCGTGGCTAACTAGCAAACCTTTACCACCTCCTTCGCTGGCGATCGCCGAGTGCCGGGCAGCAAACTCGTCGGTCGCCACGAGGGAGGAGTGGTAACTTTTCGCGATTATTGGACCCCGGGATTCGACATGCTTCGCTTACAATTTACGACCCCGCTACGGCGAGCTACCGCTCTGCCGTTTTTTGCGTTTACTATGCTCCTGTTTGGCTCCATTGCTGTGGGGGCCGATCTCAACGTAATCGACCATGGTGCAACGCCTGGCGGGCAAGCTCTTTGCACGCAGGCCATCCAGCAAGCCATCGACACCGCGGCCGACGACGGGGGAGGGCGGGTTGTCGTGCCGGCCGGCGTGTTCAAGACCGGCGCGTTGTTCCTCAAACAGGGGGTCGAGCTGCATCTGGCCGACGACGCAGTGCTGCTCGGTTCGACCGACCTGGCCGACTATCCGAAGCGAGTCACTCGTATCGAAGGGCATTTTGAGCCCTGGCGGCCCGCGCTGGTGAATGCCGAAGGGATGTCGCGAGTTGCGATCACCGGCCAAGGCACCCTCGATGGCAACGGCAAACCCTTCTGGGCCGCTTTCTGGAAACGCCGCAAAGAGAACCCCAAGTGCACGAATCTCGAAGTTGAACGCCCTCGGTTGATGTTCATCGATGGTGCTTCTGAGGTGCTTGTGCAAGGTATCCACTTCAAAGACTCCGGCTTCTGGAACTTGCACGTTTATCGGTGTCGCAATGTGGTGATCGATGGCATCACCATCACCGCTCCCCATGGCGATCCGCCACAGATTACCGACATTTCGCAGCCCTGGGACGAGATCTCCATCGACCGGGCCC containing:
- a CDS encoding PEP-CTERM sorting domain-containing protein (PEP-CTERM proteins occur, often in large numbers, in the proteomes of bacteria that also encode an exosortase, a predicted intramembrane cysteine proteinase. The presence of a PEP-CTERM domain at a protein's C-terminus predicts cleavage within the sorting domain, followed by covalent anchoring to some some component of the (usually Gram-negative) cell surface. Many PEP-CTERM proteins exhibit an unusual sequence composition that includes large numbers of potential glycosylation sites. Expression of one such protein has been shown restore the ability of a bacterium to form floc, a type of biofilm.) → MKRLQPKRWLVAWAGAALACYLAGPATAATISLDSSSDTWIRDGRSYSANGIDGVLDARTEFVPYVQFDMSGLDIDSITDAALRLWKVPSARNDTIVTGRYATYGLSDLPGNTLQNWHETDDFDPGDATNGLDFRNTGAEWSPNYTATTGTQANGIDRDLLTSLDMEDGANVVESVNNSTGEIVLTGADLIAFLNSRADDNGLVTFLLPVEADGGRGWGIASKENVDSALHPQLDLTYSANVPEPTSLVLCGLAGAMLLVARRRG
- a CDS encoding glycoside hydrolase family 28 protein, producing MLRLQFTTPLRRATALPFFAFTMLLFGSIAVGADLNVIDHGATPGGQALCTQAIQQAIDTAADDGGGRVVVPAGVFKTGALFLKQGVELHLADDAVLLGSTDLADYPKRVTRIEGHFEPWRPALVNAEGMSRVAITGQGTLDGNGKPFWAAFWKRRKENPKCTNLEVERPRLMFIDGASEVLVQGIHFKDSGFWNLHVYRCRNVVIDGITITAPHGDPPQITDISQPWDEISIDRAPSSDGIDVDSCQGVTIRNCTISVGDDCIALKGSKGPLAMQDESSPPVENVLVTDCNFENGHGMLTCGSEATIIRNVVVRRCRVGNGVPMVRYKLRPDTPQLYENFVFEDLELAGAQALFDVKPWRQFFDLGDHAPPVSTVQNVVIRNLTGNVRSLGELRGNEGDVIRNLTIENVDLSTEKPGFRIGDVEGLVAKQAFVDGKPLVWEQP